ATAATTGATATCTCATCCAGTGCTGGTTTTCCTTCTTCATCAAAACCATGTACCACCATGGCCCGTTTAACTCCCAAATTTTTAAGGACATTGGCCACCACTTCCACATATCCCGGATCAAAAACACCCATAAGATGGATATCTGCATTTGCCGGAGATGATAATGGTCCTAAAATGTTGAAAACTGTTCTTATACCCAATTTTCTACGTACGGGCATTACATGTTTCATTGCGGGGTGAAAGTTGGGGGCAAACATGAATCCCATCCCTGATTTTTCCAGACAGGACTCCACACTGGAGGCATCACCATTGATATTTACACCCATTGCCTCTAGAATATCAGCACCGCCACATTTACTGCTAATAGCCCTATTTCCGTGTTTGGCTATGGGGACCCCAGCGGCTGCTGCAATAATCGTGGCAACAGTACTTACATTGAAGGTTTTAAAACTATCCCCTCCAGTACCGCAGGTATCCACCAGGGCATCATCTAAACTGGGGGTGACCTTGATGGATACTTCACGCATAGCCCTTACAAAACCGGTTATCTCGGCAGCATCCTCGCCTTTTGTGGCTAGAGCTGCCAAAAATGCTGCCATATCCACATCATTGGCATCACCACTAACCATTTCCATCATACAATCATAGGCTTCCCCTTCACTAAGATTCTGCCGGGAAGCCACCTTATTCAAACATTCTGAAATCATTTAATCAACAACCCTCATTTATGCAGGTATCATTATCATGGGCTTATTTTTTGGTTGCTTCCTTTAGCTCACGGCAGAATTTTCCGATTTTTTCTTTCATGGCATCCTTGTCCTCTAAATTTTCAGTGATCATGTTCAGTATGGCGCTGGCCACTATGGCACCATCGGCCCCGGCTTTAATCACATTGGACACGTGTTCTGGTTTGGAAATACCAAAACCAACACTTAGAGGTAGGTCAGTGTGACTTCTAACCCTCTCAATAAGTTCCACCGTACTTATCTGGAGGTCGCCCCGGGCACCGGTAACTCCCATAACTGCCACCACATATAGAAATCCTTCACACAACCCTGAAATCTTCTGCAGTCTCTCATTAGTGGTGGTCTGGGCGGCCATGAAGACCTGCTGAACCCCATACTTTCTAGAGGCTGCAACCGCATCCTGAGCCTCTTCTGGCGGTAAATCTGCGGCTAAAACAGCATTCACACCACTTTCAAGGGCAGCTTCATAGAAATGGTCAATTCCAATCTGGTAGATCAGGTTATAGTAAACCAGTAAGCCAATTGGTATGGTGGTAAATTCCCGGATCCTTTTAATAAATTCAAATCCACGTTTTGTAGTCATACCTGAATTAAGGGCTCTTAAATCTGCGTCCTGAACAGTAGGGCCGTCAGCAACAGGGTCACTAAAGGCGAATCCGATTTCCAGGGCGTCAGCACCATTTTCCACAAAGGTTTTAACAATTTCCAGGGATGTTTCAAAGTCCGGGTCTCCGGCTACAATAAAGGGGATGAATGCTCCTTCATTTTTCTCTTTAACCCGTGCAAACATTTCCTGGTAACTTTCCACCTTTAAATCCTGAGAACTCATACTTCCACCCCCATTTCCCGGGCAACCAGAAACATATCCTTATCTCCCCGTCCAGAAAGGTTAACCACAATGGTTTTACCCTTATTTTCCGGCATTTTAGCATATTTCTCGGCATAAGCAATTGCATGTGAGCTTTCCAGTGCCGGGATAATTCCCTCATATCGGGATAGCAGCTCGAAACCCCGGAGGGCTTCTTCATTGTTTATGGCCACATATCTGGCCCTTCCAATGGTCTGGAGATAGGCGTGCTCCGGTCCCACTCCTGGGTAATCCAGTCCTGCTGAGACTGAATGGGCTTCGTTGATTTGCCCATCATCGTTTTGCAGTACGAATGAGAATGAACCATGTAGTATTCCTTCGGTACCTTTACAGAGGGTGGCTCCAGTTCGATCAGTTTCCACTCCGTATCCTCCTCCCTCAACACCAATAAGTTCCACTTCCTTATCATCCATGAATCCGGAAAAGATTCCCATAGAATTACTACCCCCACCAACACAGGCTATAACTGCATCAGGAAGTTTACCTTCTTTTTGAAGGATTTCTTCTCTTGCTTCTCGACCAATGATTGTCTGGAAGTGTTTGACCATGGTAGGGTAAGGGTGGGGGCCCATGGTGGAACCGATAAGGTAGTGGGTGTTCTCTACACTACCTACCCAGTCCCGGAAGGCATCATTTATCGCATCTTTAAGGGTTTGTGAACCGGTTTTAACGGGTAAAACCCGGGCTCCTGAGAGTTCCATTCTAAAAACATTCAACTTTTGTCGTTCCACATCCTCTAAACCCATGTAAACATCCACCGGGATACCTAGAAGGGACCCTACCACTGCGGTGGCTATACCATGTTGCCCAGCACCGGTTTCAGCTATTATCCTGGTTTTACCCATGTATTTAGCTAGAAGTCCCTGTCCTAATGTGTTATTTATCTTATGGGCTCCGGTGTGGAGCATGTCCTCCCTTTTAAGGTATATCTTACATCCTAATTTTTCGGAAAGATTACGGGCATAGTACAATGCAGTGGGTCGTCCGGCGAATTCTTTCAAGTAGTAATCAAGCTCCTGATTGAATTCATCATCATCCTTGTATTTCAGGAATGCCTTTTCAAGCTCTTCTAGGGCGGGTATAAGGAGTTCTGGTACGAATATTCCTCCGTATTTACCAAATTTTCCATCAGTTATCATTCAAATCACCTTAGTCATTCTAAAATTTTATTTTTAGCATCTATCCATTATTAATATCAATCTTAATGTATTATCAACGAATTAATCTAATCATGCCTTATTAAATGTTTTAATTTCAATTAATTCATTTATTTTAGTGGTGTTTTTTACTCCAGGTTTATCTTCTACCTTGGAGTTGACATCCACATAGTCAAAGAATTCTTCCAGGATTTCAAACTTCTCTTCCATCCTTTTTTTATCCATTCCTCCGGCGAGGAATATTTTTAGATCAGGTTTGGTTTGTTTTGCAATTCTTGCCGCTTCAACTGCTATTTTAAGGGGGATTTGTTTTCCTGTTCCGCCGGTTTTTCCCCGGATTTGGTAATCAAAAAGGAGACAATCACAGACTCTGGCAAAATCCTGAATTTCTCTAATTTTTTGAGGTCCTATTACTGTAGATAGTCCTAAAGCCCGAATGACTCTTAAATCCCCTTGATTATCAACAGAGTTCCCATCTTCATCAGTCTCCCTGGTTGGTTGATAATGTTTTTTCAAATTATTTATTTCATCAGCTGAGAGTGAGTGAAGCTGTATGTTCTTCAGGCCTGTTTTTTCTATTCTTTCTATAGCATCCGCCATATTTTCCGGTTCAATTACAAGCACCGCCTTGTTTTTGTCCTTCATAGATAAGATTAAATTGTTTAATTCCGGAATTTCAACCATTCTCTTGGATCTTTTGATGTTTATAAATCCAATTAAATCTGCACCAGCCCTTTCACAGGATGAAAGGTCTTTTTCTCGACGTATTCCGCAGATTTTAATGTTCATAGTCTTAACCTGTTCCGTTATCTGCTGGTTTTGGACTTTTTACCTGCAAATACTAGCTCTTTAACTTTTTCCAGGATATATGGAGTTTGCATGATGCTACTTCCCACCAAAATCGCATCAACTCCCAGTTTAGATAGGAATTTCACGTCTTCTGGGCTTTGAACCCCACTTTCAGATACCTGGGTGATATCGGATGGCACCAGACTGGCTAGTTTCTCGGTTCTTCCCAGGTCAATCTTAAAGTTATTGAAGTCACGATTGTTTATTCCTATTATCTCTGCTCCAGATTTAATGGCCATATTTATTTCTTTTTGATTTTTACATTCCACCAGTGCATCTAGATCCAAGTAGTTACATAGTTCAATCCCTTCTCTGATATCAGGATATAAATCTGCCATTAAAAGAACAGCACTTGCACCGTAGGCCCGTGCTTCATAGATCTGGTAGGGATCCAGTATGAAATCCTTACGGAGTAGTGGAAGTCTGGTTATTCTGCAGGCCAGTTTCAGATTGTCAATGTTGCTTTTGAAAAATGATTCCTCAGTTAACACACTGACAGCACTGGCTCCTCCTTCTTCAAAGAGGGGCACCACATCCCCCACAGTGAGCTGGCTGATTTCACCCATGGAAGGGGATGCTGGTTTGTACTCTGAGATAATGGAAACATCCTCTTCCCTATTTAAGGATTTTCTAAAATCTGTGCGAAGTTTCACCCGTTTAATATTTTCTTTCAAATCAGCCAGGGGCTGGTATTTCTTCCTGATCTCCAGGACTCTCTTCCTTTCTGAAATTATACTGTTGAATTTCATGAAACTTCCATCTCCAGGAAATTTTTCATGATCTTCCGACCATCACTGGTTCCAATGGACTCTGGGTGGAACTGAAGACCGAATATGGGATAATCATGGTGTTTAATGGCCATTATCATCCCATCATCTGTCTCTGCCAGTATATCCATGGAAGCTGGTGTACTATCCCTTTTACACACCAGGGAATGGTATCGTGCTGCCTGGAGAGGACTTTTAACCCCTTGGAACATGCCTGAATTTTGATGATGTATTAATGTTTTCTTTCCATGAACAGGTTCAATATAGGTGATTTCGCCACCAAAGGCGGTGAAAATTCCCTGATGTCCAAGGCAAACTCCCAGAACTGGAATATCCTGACCTATCTCCAGGATGGTTGCTCTGGAAACTCCAAAGTCCCGTTGGTTTTCAGGATTTCCCGGGCCAGGGGATATGATTATCTGTGAAGGTTCGAGCTCTCGTATTTCTTCCACGGTTATTTCATCATTCCTAAAAACACGAATGTCTTTTTCAAATTCTCCCACCAATTGATATAGGTTATAGGTGAAAGAATCGTAGTTATCAATTATCAGTATCATTTAGCTTCACCGGACATGTTCAGTGCACTTAAAAGTGCCTGGGCTTTGTTTTCACATTCAAGGTACTCGCTGGTGGGAACTGAGTCATGGACTATGCCGGCTCCGGCCTGTATTTTTCCACGTTCTCCTTGGCAGACCAGGGTCCTTATGGTAATGGCAAAATCTGCATTCCCATTTAAAGAGAAATAACCCACTGCTCCAGCGTAGGGTCCCCGGGTAATGCCTTCCAGTTGGTTTATTATTTCCATGGCTCTTATTTTAGGGGCTCCGCTAACTGTGCCTGCCGGGAAAATTGAGGTAAATGCATCCACTGCATTTTTATCCTTCTGTAGTTTTCCCATAACCCTGGAGACAATGTGCTGCACATGGGAGAATTTTTTCACTGTCATATATTCAGGTACATTAACTGTGCCGAATTCACTCACTTTTCCTATATCGTTACGGGCAAGGTCAACCAGCATCAAGTGTTCGGCTTTTTCCTTTTCATCAGCCAGAAGTTCCCTTTCCAGTTTCAGGTCTTTTTCCGGGGTTGTGCCTCGTTTTCGGGTTCCGGCTATGGGGTAGGTTTCAACATCCCTTCCCTCTACCCTCACCAGCATCTCGGGACTGGAACCAATTATCTCGCGTTCCCCCAGTTTCAAATGATACATATAGGGTGAGGGGTTGATGTTACGCAGTGTTTCATAAAAAGAGAGTTTATTTCCCTTAATTTGGTATTCCCTGGCATTGGAAATGACACTCTGGAAGATTTCCCCGGATTTTATTCTTTTTTTAGCATCCAAGACCATTTTTTCAAACTTGTCCTGGGAAAAATGGTGTTTTTCTTCCTGGAAGGTGAGATCTTCCGTTTCGAATTCTTCCCTTGCAAGGTCCCTGATTTCTTCCACCCGGTTTTCACCCAGTGTAATGTATTCACATTTGTTCTGAAGTCGGTCGAAGATCACTGCATCCAGAAAGAGTCCGAATTCATAATCAGGGAAAGTGCCCTCCTGCACTTGGACTGGTTCAAAGTATTTAACCGCTTCGTAGGAGACGTATCCCACCAACCCTCCCTGGAATCCTTTACTGCTACTGCCATTCCCAATGAGGCTTTTTATTTCCATAAAAGGATTGGGTGTTTCAATTTCATCAGTTGTGTTGTCTTTTTTTATTTCCAGAATTCCATTATGGGCTTTAAGGGTTGCCACCGGGTCAAATCCCAGAACCGAGTACCTGGCCAGTCCGCTGTCACTTTCCATGGACTCCAGCAGGAAACTACTGGGGTATTTGGAGTATATCTTTTTAAATAAATCAAAAGGAGCATCAAAGTCAAGTTTAGTCCTTCTAGCTTCCTTGTTTTTCAAGTTGTATTCGCCAAAAACATTCACTGCCTTGCATGTTGTCACCATAATTAGTCACTGACACTCCTATACTTCATTGTACTATTTAAATCTTTATAGTACAAATATGCACATAAAACTAATTATATGGGCACTACCAAATTGAAGACTAGGTAAATTGAGTGAAAAAGTGAACTGAAGATGGATTAAAATGAAATTCATTATGAAAATATTTTAATTAAAATAAACGAATTGGAAAATATGGCCAGGGTGATTATTTCATGTGGGATCGTATTAAACATAAATTTGAGAAATTCCCAGCTAGAATGGGAGTGGCCCGTAAGATAGTTGAGTTAGGTTTAAGGGTTGGTGAAAACGGGAAAATCTACTGTGGAGATGTGGAAGTCAGTGATGTGGCCCTTGCCCGGGGAACCGGTGTTGACCGCAGGTCCATCCGCTCCACAGTGGCAGTTATAATGGAAGACCCGGAACTGGCATCCATATTCAGGAACATATTCCCTGCCGGTGCCCTACTGAAAAATGTGGCCAGTGAACTTGGTTTTGGAGTGGTGGAAATAGAAGCTCAGGCAGGTGCACCTGGAATTCTGGCTACTGCCACCCAATTAATAGCCCAGGAAAAAATCAGTATCAGGCAGGCCCATGCTGGAGATCCCGAACTGGAAGAAAACCCTAAACTAACCATAATAACCGAAAAACCAGTTAAGGGTGAGATGATCCAGGAATTTCTGAAAATACCTGGAGTCAAAAGAGTTTCTATCTATTAATAATATAATCTTTCCAATGTTTAATGTCAAAAAATAGTAAAAAAGAAATTATTATTTAAAAAGAATCATTCACTGGAATCTGGGTATTTAGGCAGATCCACCTAATATATGATTATTTAATTTCCAGTTTTTTCAGTATCTTCTTCCATGATCTTCAGGAGTTCATCCCATGCTTCTAAGGATTCCTGAGCTTCCTCATCGGATAAAACTTCAATTGCATATCCAGAATGGACAAGAACGTAGCGACCTACATCAATGTCGCTTACTAAATCCAGTTTAGCCTGCTGTCTAACTCCACCGAAGTCCACAGTAGCCACATTATCATTAATTTCCAGAATCTTAGCTGGTGCTGCTATACACACAATTTTCACCTTTTAAAATTTTATTTAAAGAGCCAATTATCGGCTTTTAATAATTATAATCCGCTAGTCTATAGTTCTAATTAATTTATACTAAGTAGTATTAAACTAAGCAGTTTTTAGATTACTCAGAATAGTTTTAGTTATTTTAATAGATTATCATCACCATATAAATATCTTGGGGCCAACAAAATTTATCTGATTATAAAAAAGGTTTTTGGGGTTTGGAGAAATGAAACTAGTGATTATTGGAGGAGGGCCAGCCGGTCGCAGCGCAGCAATGGAAGCAGCACAACTAGGGGCAGAAGTCACCCTGATTGAAAGGGAACATATCGGGGGGACCTGCCTCCATGAAGGATGTATGGTGGTCTGCGGACTCAACGATGTGGTATGTTTCCATGAAGATTCAAAAAAATATAAACAAATGGGCATAATCTCCGAACAACACTGTATTAATTATTCCCAGATTGCTGAGGGGATAAAAAAAGTCACTGGGAAGATAGAGGCTGTTTTAAAACATGAAACTCGCCAATCAGGGGCGGAAATTGTGTTCGGTGAAGCCAGTATTAAAGAGGGCATAGTGGAAGTCAATGGGGGGAATTATCTTTATGATAAACTCTTAATCGCCACTGGCTCCCGACCATCCATACCTCCCATCCCGGGTGTTGAACATGCTATAACCTATAAAGATGTTCTAGACTTTGATGAGGTTCCCGAGAAGTTTAACATAGTGGGAAGTGGGGTGATTGCCGCAGAATTTGCAGGAATATTCTCATCCCTGGGTAGTCAAGTTAAAATTCTATGCCGAAACCAGTTTCTCAGTAATGTTGATCCTGAAATTAAAAATTACGTGGCCGAACACCTCCTACGGGATGTAGAGATTCAGGAAAAAGTACAAGTGCAGGAAATAAGTCCGGAAGGAGCATCCACTTCCAATGGTCCGGTGGAGGGGGTAGTGTTCTTGGCCACAGGCATGACTCCCAACTCAGAAATTGCTCACAAGTTAGTTAAAACCGGACCTAAAGGAGAAATAGTAGTCAATGAACAGATGAGAACCAGCAATCCCTCCATATATGCTGCAGGGGATGTGGTGGGCACGGTGGGTAACACCCCGGTGGCCCGTATGGAAGGGGTGGTTGCCGCCAGAAATGCCTGTGATATAGCAGCTACCATGGACTACCGACTGATACCCCAATCTTTAACTCTCTACTATCCAGTGAGTTTCCTGGACTCTGGAGTCCAAAAGTCAGAAAATGATTTCGACGTGCGTATACGTGGCTCAGCAGGCCCAGGATCATTCTGGCAGGTTCTTGATGGGGAAACTGGATTCACCAAGATCTCATCTGACCTTGAAACTGGTGATGTAACCAGGGTTGCTTCAATTTCTCCCTCCTCCCGTACTAGCATTCCCTATCTGGCCAAAATGATCAAAGATGGATACAAAACCGCAGATTTCGATGATTTCATTGAAACTCATCCATCAACTGATGCCATTTACAAATTATTACATTTTTTAGCAAAGTATGGCTGAAATACTCGCAAAATCGTTTTTAGATAACAAATGTCATTTTAAACGAAGGTGATTTTGAAGGAGTTAATAAAATTCAATTAAAATTCTATTAAAAGAAGATATGGTTATTTAAATCGGATTTATGAATAACTGTGATAAATATTCAATTTATCACTCATTAACCGGATTTATCATCATTAACTTGGTTTATCATTCATTCTATCATATATCACACTGGCTATGTTGTCTGAAGCATTTAAAACATCTTCACTGTATTTAAGGGCATTTCCCTTAAGTTCGTCCAGTTTGTTAAAGGCGGCACTGGTGACTTGGGCGATATCCTCCAGATCACTTTCCAGGATTGCTCCCTTAAATATCGCTGCCAAGTTATGGTAACGTCCGTATTTAACTCCCAAAAGGGCGATGATGGGTAACTGGCAGGCAATGGCTTCCTGGATCATCATACCATCATCAGTGAGAACTGCCAAATCCACCACCTTGTAAAGATCCCGGATCCAGTCAATGTACTCCAGGTAGATGATATTATCTCCCGTAAGATGTTCCCGGTATTCTTCTTCTAGTGGAGCTCCAACCACCAAGATATTGGCATTTATACCACTTTTACCAAGTGCTGCTGCGCCAAGGGCCATTTTTTCAAATAGAGTGGAACCAGATGATAAAAGAATTGTAGGAAGGGTTTCATCAAATTCTGGGGGCAATAGTTCCAGTGCCCTTTCCTTATCGCCCACGATTATAGAGGGATCTACCGGTGAATAAGCTTTATGGATGTTTTTATCATCCAGTTCCATCTGGAACAGGTTGGATTCTGGTAGAGCCACAGTGGTGGTTATCCTGGTGCATACCCTGGCATCTGTTGGGGTAATTAGAATACCCACTGATGGGGTGCTGGCCATTTTAGCCCCTAAACAGCCTACTACTGCCCCACCACCAATAACACCCACCACAACTTGGGGATTTACCTTTCTTATAAGACGGGCGGCTTCCACAGTAGCTTTTGAAGTTTTAACTGCGGCTTTAGCCAGGTTTTTCCGGGTGGCAGCATGGCCGCCTGCCTGAGGGATGCTGATTTTATACCAGGATAAGTTGTTTTTTTTGAGCAACAAGCCCGTTGCACTGTGATCCAATGCAAATTCGCATTCAACACCATATTTTTCAAGGGCACGGGCAATGTTAAGGGCAGTGACCGCATCTCCACCTATTCCTCTTCCAGTAACTATAAATAATGCCTTCATTTTCTAACCATTTCTTATTATGAAATTTAGGTTGTAACCTGAAATATGGGATAATATCTAATGAAATTGAATGTGTGTTTTTTGAAAATCAATTGTTTTTAATGCAGTTTGGTTTTCATTTTTATTGTAATTTTGTTTCAAGTTAATTATGGTTTGATTGTCTCAAATATTTAAAATCTGTTGGGACTAAAGTTAGGGCTGAAAAAATCCATACTCCATATGAAATCATACATTCCAGTTATGGTTTCAATAAATTCTTCGTACTGATTCCAGATGCAAATAGCAGTTTCAGATAGGGCAACATCTCCAGATAGTTTGCAGAAAGCAATAAGCATCTCCTCCTGATCCCGAACCACCAGTTTTATGTAGGGAACAGGGAAGAATTTAAGCTCCACTGGCAATTCTTTCATAATTTCCATGGTAGTTACTTCCACATCATCCACTTTACATATAGGGGCAGTAAGTATCCGAGTTTTAACCCCCTCTTTAAAGGTTTCTGGAGGGCTTCTTTGAGTTGTGGAGGTTCACTTGGGAACATGAGACCGCCCATTATGAAAAGGGATTCTTTGGCACGGGATATTATCTCTAGCTCCTTATTAACTATCTTATCAGGGCCATGCAGGATCCAGATTGGGGCTGGAACATTGGGGATCTGGCTTTCATAAAGCACATTCAACTCTGACTCAGCCCTTTCCATTTTCTTTTTAATCTCATTTTTATTCCTCTTAAAAACTTCATGGGGAGGGATCACAGTGAAGGTTAAGGGTTTTCCCTTACCTATTTCCAAAAAGCCCTTATTGTCCAGGCTTTTGAGAATATTGTAAATTCTGGATCGTGGCACCTGGGAGGCTTGACTAATTTCGGTGGCTGTTCCGGATATAATTGAGTTTAAGGCCACATATGTTCGAGTTTCGTAATCTGTGAGTCCTAAAGTCTTTAATGCTTCTAGTGTTTCTCTGCTTACTCCCATGGAAAAATCACCTACAAATTATCAATCTAATCCAAATTATCAATTTACAAAACATTAGTCTACTACAAATGATCAATCTAATTACTCGTAATGGATTATCACAAACTATATTTTGTTTCATTTTATACTCATTTAGTTACAAAATATATAAAAGCTTGCTGATCACACATGGATAACTGGTGAAATAAACTTTAAAATTAAGTGGACTATGTGACAGGGGCGAAACAATGACTAAAGATTATGAACAGGCTATAGAAACCATGGAATTAACCAAAAGGTTCGGAAATTTCATTGCAGTTAATAATCTGGATTTAAAGGTGAAAAAAGGAGAAATTTATGGTCTTTTAGGCCCCAATGGTGCTGGTAAAACCACACTCATTAAAATGCTGTGTAGCATCCTGAATCCCAGCACTGGGAGTGCCCGGGTTCTGGGGGAGCAGATACCAGATGGAAACATTGTATCTCGTATTGGTTACATGCCCCAGGAAACTGGTGTTTACTTGGACCTTACTGTGGATCAGAACCTTAATTTCTACGGCCGTGTTTTTAACCTAGATAAAAACGAAATAGAAAAAAGAAAAGATGAACTTTTGAAATTCGTGGCTCTGGGGGACTGGAAACATGAAATGGTGGAAAACCTCAGTGGGGGAATGAAACACCGGGTTTCCTTAGCCTGCACCCTCATACACCAACCCGAACTCCTGTTTCTGGACGAACCCACAGTAGGGGTGGATCCTGAGCTTCGAGTGTCATTCTGGGATTATTTCTACCAGTTACGCCAGAAAGGAGTAACCATACTCATAACCACCCATTACATGGATGAAGCCCGAAACTGTGACCGTATTGGATTCATGCAGCACGGTCATCTTATAGCTGAAGATGCACCCTTAAAACTCCTTGAGGAGAGTGGGAAAGATTCACTGGAGGATGCCTTCTTAGTGTTCTCCCGTCATGATGAAAATAGGATGAGGGGATTAAAATGAAATTTTACCGTGTAATGGCGGTCAGCCGCCGTGTATTCCGCGATGTGGCCAATGATAAACGTAGTCTGGCCATGCTATTTTTGGCACCCATCTTTGCCATGTGCGTCTTTGGGATAGCCTTCAGTGGTGATGTGGAAGATGTGAATGTTATAATCGTCAACCAGGACCAGGGATACACCCCGCCAATGGGAAACACCACCTACCTCTCACAAACCATAATCTCCAACCTGGATACTGGAGTTTTGAATATTCAGAATATGCCTAATGTTGATGAAGCCCACCTGAAAGTGACTGATGGCAGTGCATCAGCAGTGATCATATTCCCGGAAAACTTCACCCAAGATGCTATGATGGCCACTAAAAACCCATCATCCGGAACCACAGCGGAGATCATAATCCAGGGTGATGATACCATTACCAACATTAAAAATGCCATTCTCAAAACAGTCAGTGATGCCCTTACCAATACCATGTCAGATGAAGGAGTTAATCCAGCCCTTAAAATTACATCTGAACCAATTTATGGTCAGGATGCAGAGTTCATTGACTTCTTTGTACCGGGGATCCTGGCCTTTGTGGTGTACCTTCTCACCACCATACTAACCCTCATCACCTTCGTGGGGGAAAGGGCTAACGGAACCCTTGAAAGAGTCCTGGCCAGTCCAGTTACGGAAGGGGAAGTAGTAACAGGATACGCCATCACCTTCGGAACACTGGGTATCCTGCAAGTGGCCCTGTTACTGGTGATAGCAATTCTAGTCTTCAACATAATCGTGGTGGGAAACGTGCTACTGGCCTTCCTGGCAGTGGCTATCCTGGCAGTCACCTGCCAGGCATTGGGGATACTCCTCTCCAGCCTGGCTAAAAGACCGGAACAGGCAATACAATTCTTCCCTTTCGTGGTATTACCTGCATTTCTCCTTTCAGGAGTCTTTTGGCCGTTACAGGCAATACCTGCCTGGTTAAGACCATTTTCTTATTTGGTGCCACCCACCTATGCTGTGGAAGCCTGCCGGGCAGTCATGCT
This DNA window, taken from Methanobacterium subterraneum, encodes the following:
- the trpB gene encoding tryptophan synthase subunit beta, which produces MITDGKFGKYGGIFVPELLIPALEELEKAFLKYKDDDEFNQELDYYLKEFAGRPTALYYARNLSEKLGCKIYLKREDMLHTGAHKINNTLGQGLLAKYMGKTRIIAETGAGQHGIATAVVGSLLGIPVDVYMGLEDVERQKLNVFRMELSGARVLPVKTGSQTLKDAINDAFRDWVGSVENTHYLIGSTMGPHPYPTMVKHFQTIIGREAREEILQKEGKLPDAVIACVGGGSNSMGIFSGFMDDKEVELIGVEGGGYGVETDRTGATLCKGTEGILHGSFSFVLQNDDGQINEAHSVSAGLDYPGVGPEHAYLQTIGRARYVAINNEEALRGFELLSRYEGIIPALESSHAIAYAEKYAKMPENKGKTIVVNLSGRGDKDMFLVAREMGVEV
- a CDS encoding anthranilate synthase component II, which gives rise to MILIIDNYDSFTYNLYQLVGEFEKDIRVFRNDEITVEEIRELEPSQIIISPGPGNPENQRDFGVSRATILEIGQDIPVLGVCLGHQGIFTAFGGEITYIEPVHGKKTLIHHQNSGMFQGVKSPLQAARYHSLVCKRDSTPASMDILAETDDGMIMAIKHHDYPIFGLQFHPESIGTSDGRKIMKNFLEMEVS
- the trpD gene encoding anthranilate phosphoribosyltransferase, whose amino-acid sequence is MISECLNKVASRQNLSEGEAYDCMMEMVSGDANDVDMAAFLAALATKGEDAAEITGFVRAMREVSIKVTPSLDDALVDTCGTGGDSFKTFNVSTVATIIAAAAGVPIAKHGNRAISSKCGGADILEAMGVNINGDASSVESCLEKSGMGFMFAPNFHPAMKHVMPVRRKLGIRTVFNILGPLSSPANADIHLMGVFDPGYVEVVANVLKNLGVKRAMVVHGFDEEGKPALDEISIIGKTHAAILEDGEITLSDLYPEDFGLEMADKKQIRARDTLEENLQIAQDVLGGKNTNPTEKARMDICLANAGAIIFLGGKASDLKEGVGIAREIVEKGKAKDKLQDFIRASKA
- a CDS encoding amino acid-binding protein, with translation MWDRIKHKFEKFPARMGVARKIVELGLRVGENGKIYCGDVEVSDVALARGTGVDRRSIRSTVAVIMEDPELASIFRNIFPAGALLKNVASELGFGVVEIEAQAGAPGILATATQLIAQEKISIRQAHAGDPELEENPKLTIITEKPVKGEMIQEFLKIPGVKRVSIY
- a CDS encoding indole-3-glycerol phosphate synthase TrpC: MKFNSIISERKRVLEIRKKYQPLADLKENIKRVKLRTDFRKSLNREEDVSIISEYKPASPSMGEISQLTVGDVVPLFEEGGASAVSVLTEESFFKSNIDNLKLACRITRLPLLRKDFILDPYQIYEARAYGASAVLLMADLYPDIREGIELCNYLDLDALVECKNQKEINMAIKSGAEIIGINNRDFNNFKIDLGRTEKLASLVPSDITQVSESGVQSPEDVKFLSKLGVDAILVGSSIMQTPYILEKVKELVFAGKKSKTSR
- the trpA gene encoding tryptophan synthase subunit alpha, giving the protein MSSQDLKVESYQEMFARVKEKNEGAFIPFIVAGDPDFETSLEIVKTFVENGADALEIGFAFSDPVADGPTVQDADLRALNSGMTTKRGFEFIKRIREFTTIPIGLLVYYNLIYQIGIDHFYEAALESGVNAVLAADLPPEEAQDAVAASRKYGVQQVFMAAQTTTNERLQKISGLCEGFLYVVAVMGVTGARGDLQISTVELIERVRSHTDLPLSVGFGISKPEHVSNVIKAGADGAIVASAILNMITENLEDKDAMKEKIGKFCRELKEATKK
- the trpE gene encoding anthranilate synthase component I; this encodes MVTTCKAVNVFGEYNLKNKEARRTKLDFDAPFDLFKKIYSKYPSSFLLESMESDSGLARYSVLGFDPVATLKAHNGILEIKKDNTTDEIETPNPFMEIKSLIGNGSSSKGFQGGLVGYVSYEAVKYFEPVQVQEGTFPDYEFGLFLDAVIFDRLQNKCEYITLGENRVEEIRDLAREEFETEDLTFQEEKHHFSQDKFEKMVLDAKKRIKSGEIFQSVISNAREYQIKGNKLSFYETLRNINPSPYMYHLKLGEREIIGSSPEMLVRVEGRDVETYPIAGTRKRGTTPEKDLKLERELLADEKEKAEHLMLVDLARNDIGKVSEFGTVNVPEYMTVKKFSHVQHIVSRVMGKLQKDKNAVDAFTSIFPAGTVSGAPKIRAMEIINQLEGITRGPYAGAVGYFSLNGNADFAITIRTLVCQGERGKIQAGAGIVHDSVPTSEYLECENKAQALLSALNMSGEAK
- a CDS encoding phosphoribosylanthranilate isomerase, translated to MNIKICGIRREKDLSSCERAGADLIGFINIKRSKRMVEIPELNNLILSMKDKNKAVLVIEPENMADAIERIEKTGLKNIQLHSLSADEINNLKKHYQPTRETDEDGNSVDNQGDLRVIRALGLSTVIGPQKIREIQDFARVCDCLLFDYQIRGKTGGTGKQIPLKIAVEAARIAKQTKPDLKIFLAGGMDKKRMEEKFEILEEFFDYVDVNSKVEDKPGVKNTTKINELIEIKTFNKA